From a single Aestuariibius sp. HNIBRBA575 genomic region:
- a CDS encoding glutathione S-transferase family protein, with product MIRLHHAHQTRSMRTLWLLHELGVEFDVVVHAFGKNLRSPEYRALHPVGRVPALEIDNAAMFETGAMAEYLTEKFPDAGLGRLPGDAERMEYLVWLHFAESISQHSAALTQQHVAIYHDEQRSPVVMNLEAKRLAKNYEALETQLEGRDYLLRSGFSAADIGIGQAIYMSRHFAHLDGFPNLTAWYARITDRPAFQKSLPPAGAQTLYDKEFYTPWEMPK from the coding sequence ATGATCCGCCTGCACCACGCCCATCAAACCCGATCCATGCGCACATTGTGGTTGCTGCATGAATTGGGAGTTGAGTTTGATGTTGTGGTGCATGCTTTTGGTAAAAACCTGCGCAGTCCTGAATATCGCGCGTTGCATCCGGTGGGCCGCGTGCCTGCATTGGAAATTGACAATGCCGCGATGTTTGAAACCGGCGCAATGGCCGAATATCTGACGGAAAAATTCCCGGATGCGGGATTGGGGCGATTGCCGGGGGACGCAGAACGGATGGAATATCTGGTCTGGCTGCATTTCGCCGAAAGCATTTCCCAACATTCCGCCGCCCTGACTCAGCAACATGTCGCCATCTATCACGATGAACAACGCAGCCCGGTTGTCATGAACCTAGAGGCAAAGCGATTGGCCAAAAACTATGAGGCCCTTGAAACGCAGCTCGAAGGGCGGGATTACCTGCTTAGATCCGGGTTTTCCGCGGCGGATATCGGAATCGGGCAGGCCATTTATATGTCGCGTCATTTTGCGCATCTGGATGGGTTTCCCAACCTGACCGCATGGTATGCGCGGATCACGGACCGGCCTGCATTCCAGAAATCACTGCCGCCCGCCGGGGCGCAAACCCTCTATGACAAAGAATTTTATACCCCATGGGAGATGCCAAAATGA
- a CDS encoding lysozyme inhibitor LprI family protein — MRNWGGVIGIAISVLGGSAVVAQTNSDIDRLMPYMTALPDCVDGASDLAAAKECVGLFASACMETEEGGWSNYGMTFCTLAENQAWDELLNRDYQTAMSTARVLDAEEAETFPEYANRADSLRDAQRAWIVFRDAECGLAYAEWGAGSMRSLAHAGCQLDMTATRTLKLHFMWQEM; from the coding sequence ATGCGCAATTGGGGGGGCGTCATTGGGATCGCGATCTCTGTATTGGGGGGCAGCGCAGTCGTGGCGCAGACCAATTCGGATATTGATCGTTTGATGCCATATATGACCGCCTTGCCTGACTGTGTTGATGGGGCGTCCGACTTGGCTGCTGCCAAAGAATGCGTCGGATTATTTGCCAGCGCTTGCATGGAAACAGAAGAGGGCGGTTGGTCGAATTATGGCATGACATTCTGCACTTTGGCCGAAAATCAGGCTTGGGATGAACTGTTGAACCGGGACTACCAAACGGCCATGTCCACCGCACGCGTGTTGGACGCAGAAGAAGCTGAAACCTTTCCTGAATATGCCAATCGTGCGGATTCTTTGCGTGATGCGCAGCGGGCTTGGATCGTGTTTCGGGATGCGGAATGCGGTTTGGCCTATGCAGAATGGGGCGCCGGATCGATGCGCAGTTTGGCCCATGCCGGATGCCAATTGGATATGACCGCAACACGAACGCTAAAGCTGCATTTTATGTGGCAAGAGATGTGA
- a CDS encoding DegT/DnrJ/EryC1/StrS family aminotransferase has product MTEKFTGSFTQQEPIPEDGINAALDVLRHGRLHRYNNAAGEYGEAALLEQEFAAQVGAKYCLAVASGGYAMCTAMRAVGVKHGDQVLTNAFTLAPVPGAIAAVGAEPIYVEVTEDLVIDLDDLADKAAMADVLLLSHMRGHICDMDRLMQIAQDHNLTVIEDCAHTMGASWNGVPSGRFGTFACYSTQTYKHVNSGEGGLLISDDPDAMARAIILSGSYMLYERHLAAPPAEAFDQIRYETPNISGRMDNLRAAILRPQLRDLSVQAARWNALYHAVEDGLRDVPGLTLLHRPDKEAFVASSFQFLLVDWTPDAVQDVVARCLARGVELKWFGGAEPTAFTSRYDSWRYAPVPKLPRTDRVLQGILDMRLPLTFSTDDCALIARIIRSEVSAVYQSQT; this is encoded by the coding sequence ATGACTGAAAAATTTACCGGTAGTTTCACCCAGCAAGAGCCCATTCCAGAAGATGGAATTAACGCCGCCTTAGATGTGCTGCGTCACGGGCGTTTGCATCGTTATAACAATGCCGCAGGCGAATATGGCGAAGCGGCCCTGTTGGAACAGGAATTTGCCGCCCAAGTGGGGGCCAAATATTGTCTGGCCGTCGCATCTGGTGGCTATGCGATGTGTACCGCGATGCGCGCCGTTGGGGTGAAACATGGCGACCAGGTGTTGACCAATGCCTTTACGCTGGCCCCTGTGCCCGGTGCCATTGCGGCGGTGGGTGCGGAACCGATCTATGTCGAAGTGACCGAAGATCTGGTCATTGATCTGGACGATCTGGCCGACAAGGCGGCGATGGCGGATGTGCTGCTGCTGAGCCATATGCGCGGCCATATCTGTGATATGGACCGGCTGATGCAGATCGCGCAGGATCACAACCTGACCGTCATCGAAGATTGCGCCCACACAATGGGGGCATCCTGGAACGGCGTGCCGTCGGGGCGGTTTGGGACATTTGCCTGCTATTCGACGCAGACCTACAAACATGTCAATTCGGGCGAAGGCGGATTGCTGATCTCGGATGATCCCGATGCGATGGCGCGGGCGATCATTCTGTCGGGGTCTTATATGTTGTACGAACGGCATCTGGCGGCGCCACCGGCCGAGGCGTTTGACCAAATCCGCTATGAAACGCCGAATATTTCGGGACGGATGGACAATCTGCGTGCAGCGATTCTACGACCGCAATTACGCGATCTTTCGGTTCAGGCGGCCCGCTGGAACGCGCTTTATCATGCGGTTGAGGATGGATTGCGGGATGTGCCGGGTCTGACATTGCTGCATCGCCCGGACAAAGAAGCGTTTGTGGCGTCATCATTTCAATTCCTGCTGGTGGATTGGACGCCTGATGCGGTGCAGGATGTTGTGGCACGCTGTCTGGCCCGCGGGGTTGAGTTGAAATGGTTCGGCGGCGCAGAACCCACTGCATTTACAAGCCGTTACGATTCATGGCGTTACGCGCCTGTCCCTAAATTGCCGCGCACAGATCGGGTGTTGCAGGGGATTTTGGACATGCGTTTACCCCTGACATTTTCAACGGATGATTGCGCCCTGATCGCGCGGATCATTCGCTCCGAAGTCAGCGCCGTTTATCAATCTCAGACCTGA
- a CDS encoding biotin carboxylase N-terminal domain-containing protein — translation MFDRILIANRGEIACRIMETCRKMGVQTVAVYSEADAQARHVHLADQAVCVGAPAPADSYLRGDVIIQAALDTGAQAIHPGYGFLSENPDFVDAVAAAGLVFIGPSADAIRAMGLKDAAKALMVEAGVPVVPGYHGADQDPDLLAAEAEKVGYPVLIKAVAGGGGKGMRLANTSDEFAEALSSAQAEARTAFGNDAVLIEKFVLSPRHIEVQVFGDGSDAVHLFERDCSLQRRHQKVIEEAPAPGMTEIMRTAMGDAAVKAAKAIGYAGAGTIEFIVDGSDGLHADKFWFMEMNTRLQVEHPVTEAITGVDLVEWQLRVASGEALPMAQSDLTITGHSFEARLYAEDVPKGFLPATGRLDHLSFPPDARADTGVVAGDVISPWYDPMIAKVIVHGRNRTQALKKLSNALADTHVAGTVTNVAFLKALADHAGFGRGDVDTGLIDRELDMLVAQPEMSPQLMAQAALIAADLLGALDPKTGFTLWAPLDRTIRFETGDVVIKSHSVDHHTIVVSDHAVDARLGRHGWTFDGERAVAFARHGAHVTLFDGIGQKLTMIDALDVDTSGGAGGNVIEAPMPGLVTQVAVKAGDAVSEGDRLVVLEAMKMEHVMRAPRDGVVATLAVSQDDQVEAGAMLVALEEEA, via the coding sequence ATGTTTGATCGGATTCTGATCGCCAATCGCGGTGAAATTGCCTGCCGGATCATGGAAACATGCCGCAAAATGGGCGTGCAAACTGTTGCCGTTTACTCCGAAGCGGACGCGCAAGCGCGCCATGTCCATCTGGCCGATCAGGCCGTGTGTGTCGGCGCACCGGCACCTGCGGACAGTTATCTGCGCGGCGATGTGATCATTCAGGCGGCATTGGATACCGGCGCTCAGGCGATCCATCCCGGCTATGGGTTTTTGTCTGAAAACCCTGATTTTGTGGATGCTGTGGCCGCTGCCGGGTTGGTCTTTATCGGTCCCTCTGCGGATGCGATCCGTGCCATGGGCCTAAAAGACGCCGCCAAAGCCCTGATGGTTGAGGCGGGCGTTCCGGTCGTTCCGGGCTATCACGGTGCAGATCAGGACCCCGATTTGTTGGCCGCCGAAGCCGAAAAAGTAGGCTATCCCGTTCTGATCAAAGCGGTCGCAGGGGGCGGTGGCAAAGGCATGCGACTGGCCAACACATCAGATGAGTTTGCCGAAGCCCTGAGCAGCGCCCAAGCTGAAGCGCGCACAGCGTTTGGCAATGATGCTGTTCTGATCGAAAAATTCGTTTTATCCCCCCGTCACATCGAGGTTCAGGTGTTCGGTGATGGCAGCGATGCGGTGCATCTGTTTGAGCGCGATTGTTCCCTGCAAAGGCGCCATCAGAAAGTCATCGAAGAAGCGCCAGCACCGGGCATGACCGAAATCATGCGCACCGCCATGGGCGACGCCGCCGTCAAAGCAGCAAAGGCCATCGGCTATGCCGGGGCAGGGACCATCGAATTTATCGTTGATGGCTCGGACGGGCTTCATGCGGATAAATTCTGGTTCATGGAAATGAACACCCGCCTTCAGGTCGAACATCCCGTCACCGAAGCGATCACCGGCGTTGATCTAGTGGAATGGCAATTGCGCGTGGCCAGCGGCGAAGCCCTGCCAATGGCGCAATCCGATCTGACCATCACCGGTCATTCCTTTGAGGCGCGCCTTTATGCCGAAGACGTCCCCAAAGGGTTCCTGCCTGCCACCGGACGGCTGGATCATTTGTCATTTCCGCCAGATGCCCGCGCAGATACCGGCGTGGTTGCGGGGGATGTCATTTCACCGTGGTATGATCCGATGATTGCCAAGGTGATCGTACATGGGCGCAACCGGACGCAGGCATTGAAAAAACTGTCAAATGCGCTGGCAGATACACATGTGGCGGGCACCGTGACCAATGTGGCCTTTCTAAAGGCGTTGGCTGATCACGCAGGATTTGGCCGTGGGGATGTGGATACTGGCCTGATTGATCGCGAATTGGACATGTTGGTCGCACAACCTGAAATGAGCCCTCAATTGATGGCGCAGGCGGCCCTGATCGCCGCAGATTTGCTTGGGGCACTCGATCCAAAAACCGGTTTCACCTTATGGGCGCCGCTGGATCGCACGATCCGTTTTGAAACGGGGGATGTTGTGATCAAATCCCATTCCGTCGATCACCACACAATTGTGGTGTCCGATCATGCGGTGGATGCCCGTTTGGGGCGCCATGGCTGGACCTTTGATGGGGAACGCGCCGTTGCCTTTGCCCGGCACGGGGCGCATGTCACATTGTTTGATGGCATCGGGCAGAAACTGACCATGATTGACGCGCTGGATGTGGATACGTCCGGTGGTGCTGGGGGCAACGTGATTGAGGCACCGATGCCCGGTTTGGTAACACAAGTGGCCGTCAAAGCGGGCGATGCCGTGTCCGAAGGCGATCGGCTTGTGGTGTTAGAAGCGATGAAAATGGAACATGTCATGCGCGCACCGCGTGATGGCGTCGTGGCCACGCTTGCGGTGTCTCAGGACGACCAAGTCGAAGCAGGCGCAATGCTGGTCGCACTAGAGGAAGAGGCATGA
- the glmU gene encoding bifunctional UDP-N-acetylglucosamine diphosphorylase/glucosamine-1-phosphate N-acetyltransferase GlmU, whose amino-acid sequence MSTSLIILAAGQGTRMNSDLPKVLHKVAGAPLLVHAMRAGAALEPERTVIVTGHGADAVAKAAMDFDPDAQVVLQDEQLGTGHAVAQAREALADVTGDAIVLYGDTPFIQPETLTAMAAARMYSDVVVLGFDAADPGRYGRLITDGQTLTKIVEFKDATETERAITLCNSGVISADAKVLFDLIDAVGNDNAAGEYYLTDIVEIARSRGLSASVVRCDEAETLGVNTRAQLAQAEAAFQSRARAEALENGVNMTAPETVFFGFDTYLGRDSIIEPNVVFGPDVTVESGVEIRAFSHLEGCHVSRGSVVGPYARLRPGAELAEHVKIGNFVEVKNAQIADGAKVNHLSYVGDASIGKATNVGAGVITCNYDGVFKHRTTIGENVFVGSNTMLVAPVTLGDGSMTASGSVITSDVPAEALAVARARQANKPGLARRMFEKLKNLKAKAEKGA is encoded by the coding sequence ATGAGCACGAGTTTGATAATCCTGGCCGCTGGCCAAGGCACACGTATGAATTCTGACCTGCCCAAGGTCTTGCACAAAGTGGCGGGCGCCCCGTTATTGGTGCATGCCATGCGCGCGGGCGCGGCACTTGAACCGGAACGGACCGTGATTGTTACCGGCCATGGTGCAGATGCCGTTGCCAAAGCCGCGATGGATTTTGATCCAGATGCCCAAGTTGTGTTGCAGGATGAACAATTGGGCACAGGCCATGCCGTGGCACAGGCGCGCGAGGCCTTGGCGGATGTAACGGGCGACGCGATTGTTCTTTATGGGGACACGCCGTTTATTCAGCCCGAAACCCTGACCGCAATGGCCGCAGCCCGGATGTATTCCGATGTGGTTGTCTTGGGCTTTGACGCCGCTGATCCCGGGCGCTATGGGCGGCTGATCACCGACGGTCAAACCCTGACAAAGATTGTTGAATTCAAAGACGCCACAGAAACAGAACGCGCCATAACGCTTTGTAATTCTGGCGTTATATCTGCAGATGCAAAGGTGCTCTTTGACCTGATTGACGCGGTTGGCAATGACAATGCGGCGGGTGAATATTACCTGACCGACATCGTTGAAATTGCCCGTTCACGCGGGCTATCTGCCAGTGTGGTACGCTGCGATGAGGCCGAAACACTGGGGGTGAACACCCGTGCTCAACTGGCTCAGGCCGAAGCGGCCTTTCAATCGCGTGCCCGCGCCGAAGCATTGGAAAATGGCGTGAACATGACCGCGCCAGAAACCGTGTTTTTCGGGTTTGACACCTATTTAGGGCGCGACAGCATCATTGAGCCCAACGTGGTGTTTGGCCCTGATGTGACCGTTGAATCAGGCGTTGAAATTCGCGCTTTTTCCCATTTAGAGGGCTGTCATGTCTCGCGCGGATCGGTTGTCGGGCCTTATGCCCGCCTGCGCCCGGGCGCGGAATTGGCCGAACATGTCAAAATCGGCAACTTTGTCGAAGTCAAAAACGCGCAGATCGCGGATGGCGCCAAGGTTAATCACCTGTCTTATGTGGGCGACGCGTCTATTGGCAAAGCGACAAATGTCGGGGCTGGCGTGATCACCTGCAATTATGACGGCGTCTTTAAGCACCGCACCACCATTGGTGAAAACGTATTTGTTGGCTCGAACACGATGTTGGTTGCACCGGTTACATTGGGGGACGGATCGATGACGGCCAGCGGGTCCGTCATTACATCTGACGTGCCAGCAGAAGCATTGGCCGTGGCCCGAGCGCGTCAGGCCAATAAACCGGGTCTGGCCAGACGAATGTTCGAAAAGTTAAAGAATCTAAAGGCAAAAGCCGAAAAAGGGGCGTAA
- a CDS encoding carboxyl transferase domain-containing protein — MAVLKSKAIVDPETKAKNRAGHGAERARVAEAAQAAELGGGERSRARHVSRGKMLPRERVANLLDPGSPFLEVGATAAHNMYDGAAPCAGVIAGVGRIHGIECMVICNDATVKGGTYYPLTVKKHLRAQEIAEECHLPVISLVDSGGANLPNQDEVFPDRDHFGRIFYNQARMSAKGIPQIAAVMGSCTAGGAYVPAMADVSIIVREQGTIFLAGPPLVKAATGEVVTSEDLGGGDVHTRLSGVADYLAEDDTHALALVRQAVASLNREKPMVVKRETPELPALDPEELLDIVPADLRTPYDIREVIMRIVDGSRFDEFKARFGETLVCGFAHIDGWPVGIVANNGVLFSEAAQKGAHFVELCSQRKIPLVFLQNITGFMVGRKYENEGIARHGAKMVTAVATTNVPKITMLVGGSFGAGNYGMSGRAYSPRFMWSWPTSRTAVMGGEQAAGVLATVKRDAIERAGGDWSAEEEAAFKQPTIDMFEEQSHPLYASARLWDDGIVDPRKSRDVLALSLSASLCAPIEDTKFGVFRM, encoded by the coding sequence ATGGCAGTTTTGAAGTCCAAAGCGATTGTTGATCCTGAGACCAAGGCCAAAAACCGGGCCGGTCATGGGGCAGAACGTGCGCGTGTCGCAGAGGCGGCGCAGGCGGCCGAGCTGGGCGGGGGCGAACGGTCCCGCGCGCGCCATGTCAGCCGGGGTAAAATGCTGCCACGTGAACGGGTTGCCAATCTGTTGGACCCCGGATCACCCTTCCTAGAGGTCGGGGCCACGGCCGCCCATAACATGTATGATGGTGCAGCGCCCTGTGCCGGTGTGATCGCCGGGGTTGGCCGCATCCACGGCATCGAATGTATGGTGATCTGCAATGACGCCACCGTCAAAGGCGGCACCTATTATCCGTTGACCGTGAAAAAACACCTGCGCGCACAGGAAATTGCCGAAGAATGCCATCTGCCGGTGATTTCATTGGTGGATTCCGGCGGCGCAAACCTGCCCAATCAGGACGAAGTGTTTCCGGATCGCGACCATTTTGGCCGGATTTTTTATAACCAAGCCCGCATGTCCGCCAAAGGTATCCCGCAAATCGCAGCTGTGATGGGATCATGCACCGCTGGGGGCGCTTATGTGCCAGCCATGGCGGATGTGTCGATCATTGTGCGCGAACAGGGGACGATTTTTCTGGCCGGACCGCCTTTGGTCAAAGCGGCGACCGGCGAAGTGGTCACATCAGAGGATCTGGGCGGCGGTGACGTGCATACACGTCTGTCTGGCGTTGCTGATTATCTGGCCGAAGATGATACACATGCGCTGGCGCTGGTGCGTCAGGCGGTTGCGTCCCTGAACCGCGAAAAACCAATGGTGGTCAAACGCGAAACGCCCGAATTGCCCGCGCTTGATCCCGAAGAATTGCTAGACATCGTTCCCGCAGATCTGCGCACGCCCTATGACATCCGCGAAGTGATCATGCGGATTGTGGACGGGTCCCGGTTTGATGAATTTAAGGCGCGATTTGGCGAAACGCTGGTCTGTGGGTTCGCCCATATTGACGGCTGGCCTGTTGGGATCGTGGCCAATAATGGCGTGCTGTTTTCCGAAGCGGCCCAAAAGGGCGCGCATTTTGTGGAATTGTGCAGCCAACGCAAAATCCCGCTGGTTTTCCTGCAAAATATCACCGGCTTTATGGTTGGGCGCAAATACGAAAACGAAGGCATTGCCAGGCATGGGGCCAAAATGGTGACCGCTGTGGCCACCACTAATGTGCCCAAAATCACCATGTTGGTGGGCGGGTCGTTTGGCGCGGGCAATTATGGCATGTCGGGACGCGCCTATAGCCCTCGGTTTATGTGGTCCTGGCCCACATCGCGCACGGCTGTGATGGGCGGCGAACAGGCGGCTGGCGTTTTGGCCACCGTGAAACGGGACGCGATTGAACGTGCTGGCGGGGACTGGTCGGCTGAAGAAGAGGCGGCCTTTAAACAACCCACCATCGACATGTTCGAAGAGCAAAGCCATCCATTATATGCATCGGCCCGGTTGTGGGATGACGGCATTGTTGACCCACGCAAAAGCCGGGACGTGTTGGCGCTGAGCCTATCAGCAAGCCTATGTGCCCCAATCGAAGACACGAAATTCGGCGTGTTTAGAATGTAA
- a CDS encoding HAD-IA family hydrolase, protein MRSVVFDLDGTLADTSGDLIEAANVCFRGLGLGDLLDPVADAVTAFHGGRAMLTLGFSRVDGFGDAAIEAQYPVLLQAYGDAIDVHTTLYPGAMQAVADLKSAGYPVGICTNKPEALAQTLLTRMGIRDAFDALVGADTLSVRKPNPAPLIETVTRLGCDPKRTCLIGDTITDRDTARAAGVPSVLVTFGPAGMDVAALNPDALIGHFDELPDIVTQLDL, encoded by the coding sequence ATGCGATCAGTGGTGTTTGACCTAGATGGAACATTGGCGGATACCAGCGGCGATTTGATCGAGGCGGCCAATGTCTGCTTTCGCGGGCTGGGTTTGGGGGATTTGTTGGATCCCGTGGCCGACGCGGTGACGGCGTTTCACGGCGGCCGGGCGATGCTGACGCTTGGGTTTTCGCGTGTCGACGGGTTTGGTGATGCAGCGATTGAGGCGCAATATCCCGTTTTATTGCAGGCCTATGGGGATGCGATTGATGTGCATACCACGCTCTATCCCGGGGCGATGCAGGCCGTCGCGGATTTGAAATCTGCGGGGTATCCCGTTGGTATCTGCACCAACAAACCAGAAGCGTTGGCACAGACATTGTTGACGCGCATGGGCATTCGCGATGCGTTTGACGCCTTGGTTGGCGCGGATACTTTGTCGGTTCGCAAACCCAATCCAGCGCCGTTGATCGAAACGGTGACCCGGCTGGGCTGTGATCCAAAACGCACATGCCTGATTGGGGATACGATCACCGATCGCGACACGGCCCGCGCCGCAGGGGTGCCAAGTGTGTTGGTGACCTTTGGCCCCGCCGGAATGGATGTCGCGGCGCTAAATCCGGACGCTTTGATCGGGCATTTTGATGAATTGCCCGACATAGTGACCCAACTGGACCTATGA
- a CDS encoding hydroxymethylglutaryl-CoA lyase produces the protein MNKHVHIYEVGPRDGLQNEKSVISLADKVQLIDTLSGAGLHGIEVGSFVSPKWVPQMADTDQVISQITYAPGVKYAVLVPNMRGWDGFETARAGLAQSPDEIAVFISASEGFSKANLNCTIADSVDRLGPVVQAAIQAGITVRGYVSCVTDCPYDGPTAPADVARAVEMLRGLAVMPISLGDTIGRGTPDAVDAMLQAVLDVAPADELAGHFHDTGGQALDNIEVSLERGLRVFDAAVGGLGGCPYAPGAQGNVATELVLDRLDTLGFETGVNRDLINRAGAMALAMRAK, from the coding sequence ATGAACAAACACGTTCACATCTACGAAGTGGGGCCACGCGATGGATTGCAAAATGAAAAATCGGTCATTTCTTTGGCCGACAAGGTGCAATTGATCGATACATTATCAGGGGCTGGGTTGCATGGGATCGAAGTTGGGTCTTTTGTGTCACCGAAATGGGTGCCACAGATGGCCGACACGGATCAGGTGATCAGCCAGATCACATATGCGCCCGGTGTGAAATACGCGGTGTTGGTCCCCAACATGCGCGGCTGGGACGGGTTTGAAACGGCACGTGCTGGTCTGGCGCAATCGCCCGATGAAATCGCCGTGTTCATTTCCGCATCCGAAGGGTTTTCCAAGGCCAATCTGAACTGCACCATTGCCGATTCTGTTGACCGTTTGGGGCCCGTGGTTCAGGCGGCAATTCAGGCCGGAATCACCGTGCGGGGCTATGTGTCCTGCGTCACCGATTGCCCCTATGACGGCCCCACCGCACCGGCGGATGTGGCTCGCGCCGTAGAAATGTTGCGCGGCCTCGCGGTCATGCCCATTTCACTGGGCGACACAATCGGGCGGGGCACACCCGACGCTGTGGATGCGATGCTGCAAGCGGTGCTTGATGTTGCCCCAGCGGATGAATTGGCCGGTCATTTTCATGACACTGGCGGTCAAGCTCTTGATAACATTGAAGTATCACTGGAGCGTGGGTTGCGGGTGTTTGATGCGGCCGTGGGGGGGCTGGGCGGGTGTCCATATGCGCCGGGCGCACAGGGCAATGTCGCGACGGAATTGGTTCTGGATCGTTTGGACACGCTTGGATTTGAAACGGGCGTGAATCGCGACTTGATCAATCGGGCTGGGGCGATGGCATTGGCCATGC
- a CDS encoding isovaleryl-CoA dehydrogenase, which yields MFTHSMNFDLGEEVNALRDMVHRWAQDRIKPIAAKTDADNAFPNELWKEMGELGLLGVTTPEEFGGAGMSYLAHVIIVEEMARASASISLSYGAHSNLCVNQIKLNGSQEQKEKYLPRLISGDHVGALAMSEVGAGSDVVSMSLRAEKRNDHYRLNGNKYWITNGPDADTLVVYAKTDPDAGAKGMTAFIIEKEMVGFSTSPHFDKMGMRGSNTAELIFEDVEVPFENVLGEEGKGVRVLMSGLDYERVVLSGIGTGIMAACLDEVMPYLAERKQFGQPIGNFQLMQGKIADMYTAMNSARAYVYEVARACDRGQVTRQDAAACVLYASEQAMVQAHQAVQAMGGAGFMNDSVVSRLFRDAKLMEIGAGTSEIRRMLIGRELMGAM from the coding sequence ATGTTCACGCATTCGATGAACTTTGATTTGGGAGAAGAGGTTAACGCGCTGCGCGACATGGTGCATCGTTGGGCTCAGGACCGGATCAAACCCATTGCAGCTAAAACCGACGCCGATAATGCCTTTCCCAATGAATTGTGGAAAGAAATGGGTGAATTGGGCCTGTTGGGGGTCACCACGCCTGAGGAATTCGGCGGGGCGGGCATGTCTTATCTGGCGCATGTGATCATCGTCGAAGAGATGGCCCGCGCAAGCGCCAGTATCAGCCTGTCATATGGTGCGCATTCCAACCTATGCGTGAACCAGATCAAGCTGAACGGCAGCCAAGAGCAGAAAGAAAAATACCTGCCGCGTCTGATTTCGGGCGACCATGTCGGCGCGTTGGCCATGTCCGAAGTTGGGGCTGGGTCTGATGTGGTTTCCATGAGCTTGCGCGCGGAAAAACGCAACGATCATTACCGCCTGAACGGCAACAAATACTGGATCACCAACGGCCCTGATGCGGATACTTTGGTGGTTTATGCCAAAACAGACCCGGATGCGGGCGCCAAAGGTATGACCGCTTTTATCATTGAAAAAGAAATGGTTGGCTTTAGCACGTCGCCGCATTTCGACAAAATGGGCATGCGCGGATCAAACACAGCCGAACTGATTTTCGAAGATGTCGAAGTGCCGTTTGAAAACGTGCTGGGCGAAGAAGGCAAAGGCGTGCGCGTTCTGATGTCCGGTCTGGATTACGAACGTGTGGTGCTGTCGGGCATTGGCACCGGCATCATGGCCGCCTGTCTGGACGAAGTGATGCCCTATTTGGCCGAACGCAAACAATTTGGCCAACCGATTGGCAATTTCCAGCTGATGCAGGGCAAAATCGCTGACATGTACACGGCGATGAATTCCGCACGCGCCTATGTCTACGAAGTGGCGCGCGCCTGTGATCGCGGTCAAGTGACCCGTCAGGACGCGGCGGCATGTGTGCTTTATGCGTCTGAACAGGCCATGGTGCAGGCCCACCAAGCGGTTCAGGCCATGGGTGGGGCAGGGTTCATGAACGACAGCGTGGTGTCGCGCCTGTTCCGGGACGCCAAACTGATGGAAATCGGCGCAGGCACATCCGAAATCCGCCGCATGCTGATCGGCCGCGAATTGATGGGCGCGATGTAA